The nucleotide sequence CCATAAACTTTTTCCTCTCCCACTTCCTCTCCTCTTTCAAGGACTTGTGGGCGTAGGGAATTAACCTTGCAGCTGCCAACATCATTCCCATAGTGTGTTCGGTTGCAGCTAGAGTGTTCCCCGTCGGAGCGTTAACTACGAGGATTCCCCTCCTTGAAGCTGCCTCAAGGTCTATGTTGTCAACTCCAACTCCTGCCCTTCCAACGACCTTTAACTTCTTTCCCCTCTCAAGGAGCTCCTCAGTAACGGGAGTTCCGCTCCTTGTTATAAGGGCGTGGTACTCAGGGATAATTTCAAGGATTCTGTCAAAGTTCCTAAAGAGCTCCGGGTCGTAGGTAACTTCAACGTCGGGCTGTTTCTTAAGGAGCTCTATTCCCGGCTCTGCTATGTGCTCGGTTATAAGAACTTTAAACTTTTCCATACTTTACCTCCAAATCTCCTTGTGGTTGGAGATTATACACCCCTCAAACTGCACTAAAGAGAAACCTTAGAAGATTTGTAGCGTAGGAACCTGAAGGGAGGAAAAACTTTAGAAGGTAAGAACCTTTATTAACCTCTTCAATTTCAAAATCCTTAGGCTTTACAAAGGTTTTCCTTTTAAAGGAATGGAAGTAATCTGAAAGGTGAAATAGGGACTTCCTATCAACTCCGATTTGGCTAATTAAAGAATCGTAGAGGTCCAGTTTAGGGGTGAAAGCGGGGAGCTCCACAGGAACAGAAACACTTTCAAGGGGATAGTACAGGTAACCGAGTTTATACTTAAACTTAACTAAATTGGGAGTTTTTCCTTTAATTAAATCCGATAGAAGCCTATTAAAGAGGTAAGACTGGAAGACGTTTAACTGAAACTCAATCTCTTCCTTCGGAACCAGCTTTAGGGCTTCTTCAAAACTTCCGCCCCTTGAAAGGAAATCTGAAACCTTCCTCCTCCAGCCTCTAAAAAGGGAAGAGGCCTCCTTAAACTTCCCCTGAATGAATAACTTCTTTGCCCTCCTTGAGAGGGAGCTCTCCCAGCCTGCAGGAGCAAAGAGGGAAACAAGTGCACACTTTGGGCCCTTTAGGAGCTCCTGAACGAAGAACCTTCCACCCCTAACCGGTGTAAACCTCTGTTCTCCGTAGTAGTTAGGAATTCCTACATCCTCTAAAACCCTAAACCTCTCCTCAGGAACTTTCCTTACTCCCCTCACTAAAACTTCAAACCTGTTTCCCTCTATCAACTCCTTCGGAGGTCTATCAAGGTAACCTACAAAACAGAGCCTAAGGTTCTCATCTTTAATTTCCTTTAATTTTAAAGGTCTCCTAACAGCAATAAACTGAGTAGTTTCAGCGTTCTTATCCTTTAGACCGCCGTAGAGGATCTCCTTAGGAGAAACTCGGGAGAGTTTTGCAACTCTCCCTATGGCCTCCTTCGTCTCAATTCCCCTTTTAAAGAGGGTGTAGTACCTGTACTTTCCATCCCTTTTGGAGGGCTTTTCTTTTAAAACCTCAAATACTTTAAAGTCACCAGGTTTACTCTTAACTTTCAAAGTATCTCCCAAATCGGTTAAGATTAGAGAAAATCTATACTAAAGTAGGAGGAAGGATGAAGGTTTACCTAATCGTATTTTCTCCAAACTGTGCAGAGGGAACCTTTATGTTTGCAGAGGAGCTTGAGTTTATAAACGACGCCCACGTTAAAGCTTCCGGCTACTTCTCATACAAAGAGGATATCTCCGAGTACAGAAGGCTGAAAGAGGAAGGGGCAAAGAGGAGAACCCTGATAATTCCCCAGAGCTCCTACAACTTCATTGAAGAGCTTGAAGTTTAAACTGGGGGTAGAGGGCATATAATATAGGGGAACCTATTTGGGAAAACAGATGGTTCTCCACCCCGTTTTAGTCCTTGACAAGACTTACTATCCGGTGGCCATTTTCAGCCATAAGAAAGCCTTTCTCCTGGAGCTCCTAAACAAGTGCGAGGTCCTTGAACACTACCAAAACGTCTTTCTTACATCTCCCTCAATGAAGTACCTGGCTCCCCTAACTATCAGGATTCCAGTCCTCCTTCGCCACTGGCAAACTTCAGCTCCAACCAGGAGAGCAATCTTCATAAGGGACAACTTTACCTGTGCTTACTGTGGAAAACTCGTAAAGGACAACGAGGCAACAATAGATCACATTATCCCTAAAAGTAGGGGAGGAAAGTGGAGCTGGGAGAACCTGGTAACCTGCTGCTCTGAGTGTAACCAGAAAAAAGGTGGAAGGACTCCTCAAGAGGCCGGAATGAAGCTCATGTTTAAGCCTAAAAGACCCTCAAACTTTCAGATTGACCTTAACAGGTGGAAGAAGAGGTTTAACCAGGAGTTCTTGGGAGCTCTAAGTCGATTTGGAGTTAACTGGAAGGAGAAAATAGGGTAGAGGCAAAAGCCCCTACCTCTCTATCCAGTAGTTTGGAGCTTCCTTTGTAATAATGACGTCGTGAACGTGGGACTCTTTGAGACCTGCAGAGGTAATCTTTACAAACCTTGCCTTCTTCCTCATCTCCTCAATGTTAGCTGCACCGCAGTATCCCATACCAGCCCTTAAACCGCCGACCAGCTGGTGAATCGTATCTGCAAGGGGTCCCCTGTACGGAACCATTCCCTCTATTCCCTCGGGAACCAGCTTCTTCTCCTCAACGTCGCTCTGGAAGTACCTATCCTTACTTCCCTTCTTCATTGCCCCAAGGGATCCCATTCCCCTGTAAACTTTGTAACTCCTTCCCTGGTAGAGGATTAGCTCACCGGGGCTCTCCTTAGTTCCTGCAAACAGACTTCCAATCATTACAACCCTTGCACCTGCCCCTATGGCCTTTGCTATGTCGCCGGAGAACTTAATTCCACCGTCGGCAATTATTGAGATATCGTACTTATCAGCAACCTCTGCACACTGGGCAACGGCGGTAAGCTGGGGAACTCCAACTCCTGCAACGACCCTAGTTGTACAGATTGAACCGGGACCGATTCCAACCTTAACAGCATCGGCTCCAGCCTTTATGAGGGCTTCTGTCCCTTCAGGAGTTGCAACGTTTCCAGCGATAACGTCAACGTCAGGATAGAGACCTTTAATCTTCTCTACCATCTGAATAACGCCCTTTGAGTGGCCGTGGGCAGTATCAATAACTATAACGTCAACTCCAGCTTCTATTAGAGCCTCGGCCCTCCTTAGAGCCTCGTCTCCGACTCCAATTGCAGCTCCTACCATTAAACGGCCAAGCTCATCCTTACAGGCATTTGGGTACTTCTCCCTCTTCTCTATATCCTTAATAGTTATTAAGCCCTTGAGGTAACCTTTCTCATCAACAACCGGCAACTTCTCAATCTTGTACTTGTGGAGGATCTCCTTTGCCTCTTCAAGCGTAGTCCCTACAGGAACGGTTTTAAGGTTTTCCCTGGTCATAACTTCTGAGATCTTCTTTGAAAAGTCCTTTACGAACCTTATATCCCTGTTAGTTATTATTCCTACAAGCTTCCCTTCATCATCAACAACGGGAAGGCCTGAAATCTTGTACTTCCTCATGAGGGCTTCAGCTTCCGCTATCGTCTGTTCAGGCTTTACGGTTACAGGCTTAACTATCATCCCGCTTTCGCTTCTCTTTACCCTGTCAACCTCCTCAGCCTGCTCCTCAATAGTCATGTTCTTATGGATAATCCCGATTCCCCCTTCCCTGGCAATTGCAATTGCCAGTTCAGACTCAGTAACCGTGTCCATAGCGGCACTCATTATGGGGATATTGAGGGTTATTTTCTTAGTGAGCTTAGTCCTAACGTCAACCTGAGTTGGAAGAACTTCAGAGTAGTTTGGAACCAGGAGAACGTCGTCAAAAGTAAGGGCTTCCTTCACCTCTTTGCCAAGCATATTTTCCTCCTTGAAAACTTTAGGGAATTATAGTTTTGCTGATAGAATTGGGCAAGTACATTTGGAGGTGAAAGTTGGCTGAGAATAAGCTCTGGGGCGGAAGGTTTAAAGAGGGTACGAACGAGCTCGTTGAGGAGTTTACAGAGTCCGTCTCCTACGATAAGCGTCTTGCTCCCTACGACATAGCAGGAAGTGTAGCCCACGTTAAGATGCTTGAAAAGCAGGGAATTTTAACCTCCGAAGAGGCCGATAAGATAATCAAAGGCCTGAACGAGATTTTAGAAGAGATAGAGAGAGGAGAGTTTAAGTGGAAGAAGGAACTTGAAGACGTCCACATGAACATTGAAAAAAGGTTAACCGATAAGGTAGGACCGGTCGGAGGGAAGCTCCACACGGGCCGCTCAAGGAACGACCAAGTTGCAACTGACGTCCGCCTCTACGTAAGGAAGGAGATTAAGGAGATTTTGGACCTCCTTAAAGGTCTGAGGAGGGCCTTTGTAAAGCAGGCTGAGGAAAACCTGGGAGTAATAATGCCCGGGTATACCCACCTACAGATAGCCCAGCCTGTCCTCTACTCCCACCACATGCTCGCCTACTACCAGATGTTCAAGAGGGACGCAGAGAGGTTTGAGGATACCCTAAAGAGGGTTAACGTTTCTCCCCTTGGCTCTGCAGCCTTAGCAGGAACGAGCTATCCACTTGATAGGGAGTTTACGGCAAAGCTACTCGGTTTTAGCCAGGTTACGAGGAACAGCATGGACGCTGTAAGCGACAGGGACTTTGTGGCTGAGACCATATTTGACTGTGCAATGGTCATGATGCACCTTTCAAGGCTCTCAGAGGAGTTAATCCTCTGGTCAACCCAGGAGTTCAACTTTATAGAGCTCCCCGACGCTTTCTGCACAGGAAGTTCAATAATGCCCCAGAAGAAAAACCCAGACGTTTCAGAGCTTACAAGAGGAAAGACTGGAAGGGTTTACGGAGACTTAGTCTCAATTCTAACTACCCTTAAAGGCCTTCCCCTTACCTACAACAGGGACCTTCAGGAAGACAAAGAGCCTCTCTTTGATGCAATAGATACGGTAAAGATCGCCCTTAAGGTCAACACACTCATAGTTGAGGGAATGAAGCCGAAGGCAGAGAGGATGAGGCAGCAGGCATCAAAGGGCTTCTCCCTTGCAACCGATCTTGCAGACTACCTGGCAAAGAAGGGAGTTCCCTTCAGAGAGGCCCACAGGATAGTCGGCCAGCTTGTAGCCTACTGTTTAGACAAAGGTAAAGACCTAAGCCAGTTAACTGTTAATGAGTTTAAAAAATTCTCAGATAAGTTTGAAGAAGACGTTTTGGACCTAATGAGTCTTGAAGGTTCGGTAGCAAGTAGGAAAGTAATAGGGGGAACCTCCCCCGAAAGGGTTAAAGAGGAAATAGAGAGAATTAAAGAGGAAGAGGGATTTTAGGAGGTAGATATGGTAAGTTTTGAACCGGAGTTCTTCCTTAAGCGCAACAGGGATATAGATGAAGTTACCCTAAGGGCAATAGCAAGGGAGGTGAGGAAGGACATCCTAAAGATGACTTCAAACGCTCAATCAGGTCACCCGGGCGGAGCAATGTCTGCAACAGACATAATAGTTACCCTCTACTACTACAAAATGAGGCATAACCCGTTAAACCCTAAGTGGGAAGAGAGGGACAGGTTCGTCCTCTCAAAGGGACACGTCTGTCCTGCCCTCTACTCGGTTTTAGCCAGAACAGGTTACTTCCCCCTTGAGAAGTTGATGGAGTTTAGAAAGGTTGACGGGGACCTTCAGGGACACCCGGACATGCATAAGACTCCGGGAATTGAGATAAGCACTGGTAGTTTAGGCCACGGAATCGGTGCAGCAGTTGGAATGGCAATAGGCCTTAAACTCTCAGGCTCAGACAGTAAAGTCTACTGTATGATTGGAGACGGAGAGGCCCAGGAAGGAAGCGTGTGGGAAGCCTCAATGGCAGCCTCCCACTACAACTTAAACAACCTGGTTGTAATACTTGACAACAACAACCTCCAGATAGACGGCCCTGTTGACGAGGTCATGTCAATCTACCCTGCAGCTGAAAAGTGGAAGGCCTTCGGCTGGAACGTGATGGAGATAAACGGACACGACTTTAAAGAGATAAAGGAAGCCCTTGACAGGGCAGATGAGTCAAAGTTTAAACCGACAATGATTATCGCGAAAACTGTAAAGGGTAAGGGAGTCTCCTTTATGGAAAACAGGGCTGAGTGGCACGGAAAGGCTCTACCTCCTGACCTACTCAAAGAGGCCCTAAAAGAGCTGGGAGAGATTATCTAAGGAGGAAACAATGGAAAAGGTGAGTTTAAGGGACGCTTACGGAGAAACCCTCGTTGAGCTTGGAGAGAAGGACGAAAGGATTGTCGTTTTAGATGCAGACCTTTCCGGTTCAACAAAAACTGCAAAGTTTGCAAAGCGCTTCCCCGATAGGTTTTTCAATATGGGAATTGCAGAGACAAACATGATGAACGCGGCTGCAGGGCTTGCTACAACTGGAAAAATTCCGTTTGTCAGTACCTTTGCAATCTTTGGAACCGGAAGGGCTTGGGAGGCAGTAAGGCAAACCATCTGCTACCCGAACCTTAACGTTAAGATAGTGTGCACCCACGGAGGAATCACCGTAGGAGAGGACGGGGCTACCCACCAGGCCCTTGAGGACGTTGCAAATATGAGGAACATTCCCAACATGAGAGTGATCGTTCCTGCAGATGACGTTGAAACCAGAGCGGTAATAAAGAAGATAGCCTACACCGACGGGCCGTTCTACGTGAGGCTTTCAAGGGAAAAGTTTCCAAGGATATTTGATGAGGAGACTTTCAGGTTTGAAGTTGGAAAGGGACACGTTTTAAAGGAGGGAGAGGACGTTACTGTAATCTCAAACGGAGTTATGACCTCCTTTGCTCTCCTTGCAGCCACAGAGCTTGAAAGGGAGGGCATCTCAGTTGAAGTTATACACATGTCTTCAGTTAAGCCTATAGACGCAGAGCTTATAGTAAAATCGGCACAGAAGACAAAGGCAGTAGTAACTGCAGAAGAACACTCAATAGTAGGCGGACTCGGTTCAGCAGTTGCAGAGGTTTTAGTTGAAAACTACCCGGTTTCCATGGAAAGGCTCGGAACACCTGACGTATTCGGTAGGTCGGGGAAAGGTTGGGAGCTCCTTCACTACTTCGGCCTTGACGATAAAGGGATAATTGAAAAGGTTAAAAAAGTCCTTGAGAGGAAGAGAAGATGAAAAAAGGTTTTAAGACCTCTCTTTTAGCAGTTCTCCTGTTCACTTTTCTAGCTTTGGTAGGTAAGAGCTCCATTTCTGCCGTTATGAAGGAGCAAAACACCCAGCAGGAGGAACTCAAGTACATAAGGCTCTTTATGGAAGCCTACCAGCTGGTAAAGGAGAAGTACGTAGAGGAGAAGAAGCCTAAGGAGCTCTATGAGGGGGCTATTCAGGGAATGCTGAACAAACTTGACCCCCACTCAAACCTCTTCACACCCGACCAGCTGAAGGAGTTTCAGGTTGAAACAAGCGGTGAGTTTGGAGGGCTTGGAATCCAGATAACGAAGACTAAGGACGGAAAACTAATGATCATTGCCCCTATTGAGGATACACCGGCCTACAAGGCCGGCCTTAAACCGGGAGACATAATAGTAAAGATTGAGGACAAGGAAGTTACCCCCGACATGACTCTAATGGAAGCTGTAAAGCTAATGAGGGGTAAGCCCGGAACGAAGATTACAATCTGGGTCTGGAGGAAGGGCTGGCCGGAGCCTAAGCCATTCACAATAACAAGGGCAATAATCAAGATTAAGAGCGTTAAGTACAGAATCCTCCAGGGAGACATCGGATACATAAGGTTTACAATGTTCCAGAGGAACTCGGTAGACGAGTTTAAGAAAGCCCTTGAGGAAATTAGGAAGGATAAGAAACTTCAAGGAATAATAGTTGACGTGAGGAACAACCCCGGAGGCCTCCTTGACTCTGCAGTTGCGATAAGCGACTACTTCCTGCCAAAGGGAGCTCTCATCGTCTACACTAAGGGAAGGATTCCTGAAAGTATCAAAAAGTACTACTCGCTCCACGACCCGATAATTCCTACGGACGTTCCAGTAGTAATGCTCGTAAACGGAGGAACTGCAAGCGCTGCAGAGATTCTAACCGGGGCCCTCAGGTATAACAACAGGGCAGTAGTAGTTGGAGAAAAGACCTTCGGTAAAGGATCAGTTCAGACCCTCTACCCTCTGGACATGGGATACGCCGTGAAGATAACGACAGCCAAGTACTACATGCCAAACCACAAGTGCATTGACGGTAAGGGGATCATCCCCGACATAGAGGTTAAGCTCTCTAAGGAGGACATAGAGAAGTTAAAGAAGGAATTTAAAGAGATTGAGGAACACCCCGAGAAGACTGAAGAGATCAGGAAGGAGAGGGAGAAGAGGTTAGACAACCAGATTAAGAGGGCGATTGAAGCTATTAAAGAGTACCACCTCTTTAAGGCTTTAGAGGTTAAGAAGGAGAAGAAGGCAGCATGATATACACCCTCCACGGCTGGAGTTTCAGTAGGGAGGTCTGGAGGGGAACGCCCTTTGAGCGTGCAGTTCACCTGGAGCTCCCCGGCCACGGGGAGTCTCCATTTAAATCAACAAATCTAGAAGAGCTCTCAGACGAAATCTCTGAAAAACTCAAACCAAACTCTACTCTGGTTGGATGGTCGCTGGGAGCAACGGTCTCAATCCTTATAGCATACAGACACCCTGAAAAGGTTAGAGAACTCATACTCTACGCACCGACCACTTCATTTACTGGATTATCCCAACCTGAAGTCGTCGTTAAAAGGTTCCTTAAAAGGTTAAGGAGAGACTTTAAAGGGGGAGTAAACTTCTTCAGGGAAATCTCCTCTAGAAGGAGAGAAAAGGTTCCTCCTCTAAATCCCGAAGTCGGTATAGAGCTCCTAAAAAACTTTACCCAATTTAACTGTAACGGCTTAGTTGGAAAACTGAAAGTTCCCATCAAAATTCTGGTGGGAGACAAGGACGAGATAACAAAAATAGAAGGAGCCTACAGGGTCTTTGAAAGGGCCCCTCGCTCACAGCTTAAAGTAGTTCCTGAAGAGGATCACTTAACTATTTTGCAATATGCTATATAATTAATCTTACGTGAATTTAAAGGAGGGTTACCATGGCTACAAAGAGCTTCAGCGACGGTCTTGCTAAAAGCCTTGGAATAGGAGCAACAATAGTTGGCCTCTATATGATGGTAATGTTCTCCCTCTTACCTCTCGGAATATTCTCCCAGCTCCTTGACCTTAAACACTACTTGGGCCTAAAGTTCAGCCTGGCAGCTGTATTCTCACTCATAACCTTTACGTACTACGTTAAATACGTAAAACGCCTTAAACTCCCCCCGATTGTCTGGGGATTTGGAACAATGATTTCAATAATAATGTCAGGAGTCCTCTTCGTTGTTGTTGTTGATATTGTTCTAAAAATAGCCGGCCTAGAGTAAGCAAAAACTAAAAATGGACATAAAACAGCTTGAAGTATTTGCAAAGGTTTTTGAGAACAGGAGCTTCTCAAAAGCCGCTAAACAGCTCGGCCTCTCCCAGCCTACGGTAAGTACCCACATTCAACACCTAGAGGATTCTCTAGGTAAGAAGCTCTTTGATAGGCTGGGCAGAAGAGTAGTTCCTACTGAAGAGGCAAAGATACTCTACAAACACGCAGTTGAGATACTAAAGAAGAGAGACGAAGCCCTTGCAGAACTCCTCTCCCTTGACAGCTCAAAGGTTTCAGGAAAAGTGAGAATTGCAGCAAGTAACATTCCGGGGGATTACCTAATCCCCCACCTCCTAATAAAACTCAAAGAACTCCTTCCAGAAGTGACTTTCCAGGTCGAAATCTACGACTCAAGTAAGGTATTAAACCTCCTAAGAGAGAACATTCCAAACTTTGACTTAGGGTTCGTCGGCCTTGAAGTGTTTGACCCTAAATTTGAAGTAAAGAAAGTCCACAACGACGAAATCGTCCTAATCTCCCCTCCCTACTTTAAAAGGGACTCAATTACTCTTGAAGAGCTACTAAAACTTCCCCTCATTTTCAGGGAGGAGGACTCTGGAACGAGGAAAACTGTTGAGAAAGCACTGAGAAAGGCCGGAATTCCGGCGGCCAAATTAAACGTAATTGCCTACCTTGGAAGTAATACGGCGATAAAGGAGGCAGTAAAAAGGGGAGCCGGCTTTGGCCTCGTATCAAGGTACTCGGTTAAGGACGAGGTTGAGTGCAAAAAGGTAAAAGTAGTAGAAATTAGAGGCCTTTCAATAAGAAGGTGCTTTTTCGCCGTTAAGAGAAACGACATCACTCCCATTCCTGCAGTAAGAACCATATGGGATAAACTGGAAAAGCTGTTTAAGAACAGAAACGGAGAGTGTTAAGGGCGTCCTTATAGATGGGCTGGTCAATAAACTTGCCCTTGTAAGTTATCCCTCCTTTCCCCCCCTTCAGGGCTCTTTCGTAGAGCTCAACTATCTCCTTTGCTTCCTCTACCTCTTCCTCAGAGGGAGAGAAAACTTCAAGGGCAATCTTTGACTGCCTTACAGAGATTGCCATCTTTCCGCAAAAACCAAGCTCCCTCTCAAACTCTGCTTCTCTCTTAAAACCTTCAAGGTCCTGATAGTCCTGATAGGCAGGACCTATTGGACAGACCCCAGCTAGACGGCACTCTAAGGAAAACTTTTCCCTTAAGTAAGAACCCAACCTCTCACCCTGAAATTTCTGAGAAACTCCAAGCTCTGCAAACAGATCAAGAATCCCAAGGTAAGCTGCATCTATCCTCTCTGAGGCCGAAAGGATCTCCTTCAGGTTTGAAATCGCCTGAGGAGTCTCTATTGAAAGCTGAACTCTTATGAACCCCTCCTCAACTCCCCTGCTCCTTTCAAAGGAGGAGATTAACCTGTCAAGGGTAACAACGTCCTCTGGAGAACGAACTTTACTAATCCTGATAGCGTGAGGAAGAGCAGGAAGAATTTGATAAACGTCCTCAAAGAAGTAGGGAGAATCAATCGGGTTTACTCTAACAACAACCTCCTTCTCCCCTAAAAGGGGCGTGTTCAATAGGAACTTCCTCAAAAATATCCTTCCAAACTCCTTTCTAGTATCACTTACTCCGTCCTCTAAGTTAAAAATGATTACGTCAGCTTCTCTGCTGAGGGCTTTTTTAACGTGCTCCAACCTATCGGCTGAGACGATTAGAGCAGACCTTTTAAATGGGTTCTGAACTTCTCTCCTCTCAGGTTTACCTTCCGGAAAGTCTAAGAGCTCCTTAAAACTTCTCTTCCCCTCCAAAACTTCCTGAGAGACCTTAAAGAGTTCTTCAACCATTTTCCTCCCCCTTACAGAGGTTATCCTCAATCATCCTGTACTGGTCAATATCAAACTCAAAGAGGCCGATAAGGGCTGCAGGGAGGAGAAAGAACTTCGGAACCTCAAATACAGGCCTTTTTATTCGGAGCTCTTTAAGGACTTCCCTAAAGAGTTCTCCCATACTCATTACCCTCTCTCCGCAGAGCTCAAAAGTTCCGCTAAGTTTACACTCAACCCTTCCTTAACGGCCTCAACAACCCTTTCAACCCTAACCGGCTGAACCTTCATCCTTGGAGCAAAGATAACCGGAAGGAACCTTGAAAGCCTCTTAAGATCATCGTAGAGCTTCTGTCCTTTCCCCAGAACTATTGAAGGCCTAAGTATAAGGTAGGGAATTCCAGAACTCCTTACTAACTCTTCGGCTTCCCACTTAGTCCTGTGGTAGATGGAGGGAGCTCCTTTCCTAGTCCCAAGTGCAGAAATCTGAATAAACTTCCTTACTCCAAACTCCTTTGCTAGTTCAACTAAACTCCCTGTAAACTCAACGTGGGCTTCCCCATAAGTTGTTCCTTTAGTTTCCTTGAGAATACCAACGGTATTAATAACAACATCAGGCCGTTCAACTTCAAAGGCCCTCCTTAAATCTGATGGATGGTAAACAGGGAATGGATAGGCCAACTCTTTCCTTGAGACCAAAATGAGTGGGTATTCTTTTGAAAGTTCCCTTACTATATGGCCGGCTATAAAACCAGAGGCTCCTGTTATTAAGACTCTTTTACTCATAGGAGAAGTTTAACAAAAGGGGCAAAAGCCCCCAAAATTACTTAAAGGCGTAGTTTAGGCCGACAAAGAGGGCCCTTCCCATAGTGTTGTACCCGTAGGCAAGCTGGTAGTCCTCATCTGTAAGGTTAATACCTTTGGCGTAGAGCTCAAGGCCTCCCTTAAACTCGTAGGAGACGTAACAGTTAACAGTTGTAAACCCTCCAAGGGTTTTACCGTTTGAATCTTCCCTGTCTGAGTAGTGGAGGGCCCATAGGGAAGTTTTAACTCCCTTAAATTTCCCCTCAACTCCTACCGTATAGCTGAATTCAGGCCTCCTTGCAAGCTTCTCCCA is from Thermovibrio guaymasensis and encodes:
- a CDS encoding NAD-dependent epimerase/dehydratase family protein; protein product: MSKRVLITGASGFIAGHIVRELSKEYPLILVSRKELAYPFPVYHPSDLRRAFEVERPDVVINTVGILKETKGTTYGEAHVEFTGSLVELAKEFGVRKFIQISALGTRKGAPSIYHRTKWEAEELVRSSGIPYLILRPSIVLGKGQKLYDDLKRLSRFLPVIFAPRMKVQPVRVERVVEAVKEGLSVNLAELLSSAERG
- a CDS encoding HpcH/HpaI aldolase/citrate lyase family protein codes for the protein MVEELFKVSQEVLEGKRSFKELLDFPEGKPERREVQNPFKRSALIVSADRLEHVKKALSREADVIIFNLEDGVSDTRKEFGRIFLRKFLLNTPLLGEKEVVVRVNPIDSPYFFEDVYQILPALPHAIRISKVRSPEDVVTLDRLISSFERSRGVEEGFIRVQLSIETPQAISNLKEILSASERIDAAYLGILDLFAELGVSQKFQGERLGSYLREKFSLECRLAGVCPIGPAYQDYQDLEGFKREAEFERELGFCGKMAISVRQSKIALEVFSPSEEEVEEAKEIVELYERALKGGKGGITYKGKFIDQPIYKDALNTLRFCS